The proteins below come from a single Miscanthus floridulus cultivar M001 chromosome 1, ASM1932011v1, whole genome shotgun sequence genomic window:
- the LOC136492509 gene encoding peroxidase 57-like: MQPAFSAALLAAFLVVLAYSAVSCRGQLANNYYAGKCGNFSVEAIIHDAVKARLVWDKRMVAGLLHLQFHDCFVAGCDASILLDGPNTEKTAPENSGIFGYDFIDDVKTALERVCPGVVSCADIIIAATRDAVGMCGGPSYQVQLGRRDGMVSQASMASILPGPNVDVPTAIDLFGRKGINALEMVSLMGAHTVGVTHCSVIHDRLFNYNGSGSPDPAMDPMYVWILTTFACPKGQAYDNIVYLDDPSSILLVDKSYYSQIMKRHGVLSVDQALGDNNATAWMVNFLATTDFFPSMFSHALNKLAALDVLTGTAGEIRTNCRRTN, from the exons ATGCAGCCGGCTTTCTCCGCCGCGCTGCTCGCCGCCTTCCTCGTCGTGCTGGCTTATTCAGCCGTGAGCTGCCGCGGTCAGCTAGCCAACAACTACTACGCAGGCAAGTGCGGCAACTTCAGCGTGGAGGCCATCATCCACGACGCCGTCAAGGCCCGCCTCGTGTGGGATAAGAGGATGGTCGCCGGCCTCCTCCACCTGCAgttccacgactgcttcgtcgCC GGGTGCGACGCGTCGATCCTGCTGGACGGGCCCAATACGGAGAAGACGGCGCCGGAGAACAGTGGCATCTTCGGCTACGACTTCATTGACGACGTCAAGACGGCGCTCGAGAGAGTATGCCCCGGCGTCGTCTCCTGCGCTGACATCATCATCGCCGCAACAAGGGACGCCGTTGGCATG TGCGGAGGGCCGAGCTACCAAGTGCAACTGGGCAGAAGGGACGGCATGGTGTCACAAGCGTCAATGGCGAGCATTCTGCCGGGCCCCAACGTCGATGTCCCCACTGCTATCGATCTATTCGGACGGAAGGGCATCAACGCCCTCGAGATGGTCAGCCTGATGG GCGCGCACACGGTGGGGGTGACACACTGCTCCGTGATCCACGACCGGCTGTTCAACTACAATGGCTCCGGCTCGCCGGACCCGGCCATGGACCCTATGTACGTGTGGATCCTGACGACGTTCGCGTGCCCTAAGGGCCAGGCCTACGACAACATCGTCTACCTGGACGACCCCTCCAGCATCCTCCTCGTCGACAAGAGCTACTACTCCCAGATCATGAAGCGCCACGGCGTGCTGTCCGTGGACCAGGCTCTCGGCGACAACAACGCCACCGCGTGGATGGTGAACTTCCTCGCCACCACCGACTTCTTCCCCTCCATGTTCAGCCACGCGCTCAACAAGCTCGCCGCGCTCGACGTCCTGACCGGCACCGCCGGCGAGATCAGGACAAACTGCCGGCGGACCAACTGA
- the LOC136492500 gene encoding peroxidase 57-like — MASAARNGAAAAALMVAVSILALASGGSAQLQYGFYKGKCNGTDVEAVVQSIVRARFARENPIVAYLLRMQFHECAVNGCDGGLLIDGPGTEKTAPPNLSVKGYDVIAAIKAELERRCPGVVSCSDIQILATRDAVTLAGGAAYAVRTGRRDRRRSLASDVKLPSPEFTAAQTVAYFGGLGLSAFDTALLLGAHTVGATRCNAIKSSRLYRYGGRPGATDPGMDPSYAIVYKNQVCPNVPSSDNNVVFLDDQWSALKVDNHYYKNLQKKRGVLSVDQNLYKDGSTSWIVDQLAKDNGLFTSLFPKALVKLSEVNVLTGTQGEIRKVCSRFN, encoded by the exons ATGGCCTCAGCAGCGCGCaatggtgcggcggcggcggcgctcatggtGGCCGTCTCCATCCTGGCACTGGCCAGCGGCGGCAGCGCCCAGCTGCAGTACGGGTTCTACAAGGGCAAGTGCAACGGCACCGACGTGGAGGCGGTGGTGCAGAGCATCGTCAGGGCCCGCTTCGCGCGCGAGAACCCCATCGTCGCCTACCTCCTCCGCATGCAGTTCCACGAGTGCGCCGTCAAT GGCTGTGACGGCGGTCTGCTGATCGACGGCCCCGGCACCGAGAAGACGGCGCCGCCGAACCTTAGCGTCAAGGGCTACGACGTCATCGCGGCCATCAAGGCGGAGCTGGAGCGGAGGTGCCCCGGCGTCGTGTCCTGCTCTGACATCCAGATCCTCGCCACCAGGGACGCCGTCACGCTGGCCGGCGGGGCCGCGTACGCGGTGCGCACGGGGCGGAGGGACCGCCGGCGGTCACTGGCCTCCGACGTCAAGCTCCCGTCGCCTGAGTTCACCGCGGCGCAGACGGTCGCGTACTTCGGCGGGCTGGGGCTGAGCGCGTTCGACACGGCGCTGCTGCTGGGCGCGCACACCGTGGGCGCCACGCGCTGCAACGCGATCAAGAGCAGCCGGCTGTACAGGTACGGCGGCAGGCCCGGCGCGACGGACCCCGGCATGGACCCGAGCTACGCGATCGTGTACAAGAACCAGGTGTGCCCCAACGTGCCCTCGTCGGACAACAACGTCGTGTTCCTGGACGACCAGTGGAGCGCGCTCAAGGTGGACAACCACTACTACAAGAACCTGCAGAAAAAACGCGGCGTGCTCTCCGTCGATCAGAACCTGTACAAGGACGGGTCCACGAGCTGGATCGTGGACCAGCTCGCCAAAGACAACGGCCTCTTCACTTCGCTCTTCCCCAAGGCCCTCGTCAAGCTCAGCGAGGTCAACGTGCTCACCGGCACGCAGGGGGAGATCCGCAAGGTCTGCAGCAGGTTCAACTGA